From Oryctolagus cuniculus chromosome 17, mOryCun1.1, whole genome shotgun sequence, a single genomic window includes:
- the B4GALNT2 gene encoding beta-1,4 N-acetylgalactosaminyltransferase 2 codes for MRGQLCAPLKPSEPSAGSRAGSCRFLWLLKMSVLILGLGLAFFIFRSVSLQTEFGGLKLEFSRPAPEGQPLKLLPEQRLRNLFAYSGIWLFPKNQCRCEASQGQRSYNLQDAYNQRDLPAVNARRQAEFEHFQRREGLPRPPPLLAQPNLPFGYPVHGVEVMPLHTILIPGLQFEGPDAPVYEITLRASLGTLNTLADVPDSAVQGRGQKQLTIATSDRRLLKFILQHVTYTSTGYQHPKVDMVSLEWKSSVARFPVSIRHPIMPKLYDPGPERKLRDLVTIATKTFLRPHKLMTLLRSIRDYYPDLTVIVADDSKRPLEIRDKHVEYYTMPFGKGWFAGRNLAISQVTTKYVLWVDDDFLFNNNTKIEVLVDVLERSELDVVGGSVMGNVFQFMLFWEQTENGACLHRRPGSFRPLHGFPGCVVTSGVVNFFLAHTERLRRVGFDPRLRRVAHSEFFVDGLGSLRVGSCPKVIVGHQPRTPALDSEMAALESVYSKYRTNTGDEVRFKLALQYFKNHLQCAM; via the exons ATGCGAGGCCAACTTTGTGCTCCCCTCAAGCCGTCCGAGCCTTCCGCGGGCTCCAGAGCAGGCAG CTGTCGGTTTCTGTGGCTCCTCAAGATGTCAGTCTTAATCTTAGGACTCGGCCTTGCCTTTTTTATATTCAGAAGCGTGTCCCTGCAAACAGAATTTGGGGGGCTCAAGCTGGAGTTCTCGCGCCCCGCGCCCGAGGGCCAGCCGCTGAAGCTGCTCCCCGAGCAGCGTCTCAGGAACCTCTTTGCCTACAGCGGGATCTG GCTCTTCCCCAAGAACCAGTGCAGATGTGAagcctcccaggggcagaggagtTACAACCTCCAGGACGCCTACAACCAGCGCGACCTCCCGGCCGTGAATGCCAGGAGACAGGCGGAATTTGAACACTTTCAGAGGAG ggaggggctgccccgCCCACCGCCGCTGCTGGCTCAGCCCAACCTCCCTTTTGGGTACCCGGTCCATGGAGTGGAGGTGATGCCCCTGCACACCATTCTCATCCCAG gtctccagttTGAAGGGCCAGATGCTCCCGTCTACGAG ATCACCCTGAGAGCTTCTCTGGGGACCCTGAACACCCTTGCTGACGTCCCAGACAGCGCAGTGCAGGGAAGAGGCCAGAAGCAGCTGACCATTGCGACCAGCGACCGGAGGCTTTTGAAGTTCATCCTGCAGCACGTGACCTACACCAGCACGGGGTACCAGCACCCCAAGGTGGACATGG TGAGTCTGGAGTGGAAGTCCTCAGTGGCCAGGTTTCCAGTGAGCATCCGCCATCCCATCATGCCCAAGTTGTATGACCCTGGACCAG AGAGGAAGCTCAGAGACCTGGTGACCATTGCCACCAAGACCTTCCTCCGCCCCCACAAGCTCATGACCCTGCTCCGGAGTATTCGGGACTATTACCCAGACTTGACCGTGATCGTGGCTGACGACAGCAAGAGGCCCCTGGAGATCCGTGACAAGCACGTGGAGTACTACACCATGCCCTTTGGGAAG ggctggtttGCTGGCAGGAACCTGGCCATATCTCAGGTCACCACCAAATACGTGCTCTGGGTGGACGATGACTTCCTCTTCAACAACAACACCAAGATCGAGGTGCTGGTGGACGTCCTGGAGAGATCCGAGCTGGATGTG GTGGGCGGCAGCGTGATGGGGAACGTGTTCCAGTTCATGCTGTTTTGGGAGCAGACTGAGAACGGGGCCTGTCTTCACCGGAGGCCGGGATCTTTCCGGCCGCTGCACGGCTTCCCCGGCTGCGTGGTGACCAGCGGCGTGGTCAACTTCTTCCTGGCCCACACGGAGCGGCTCCGGAGAGTCGGCTTCGACCCGCGCCTGAGGCGCGTGGCTCACTCag aatTCTTTGTTGATGGGCTGGGGAGCCTGCGTGTGGGCTCATGCCCGAAGGTGATTGTGGGTCACCAGCCCCGGACTCCAGCGCTGGACTCGGAGATGGCTGCCCTGGAGAGCGTCTACAGCAAGTACCGGACTAACACCGGCGACGAGGTCCGGTTCAAGCTGGCCCTCCAGTACTTCAAGAACCACCTGCAGTGTGCCATGTAG